One Triticum dicoccoides isolate Atlit2015 ecotype Zavitan chromosome 5B, WEW_v2.0, whole genome shotgun sequence genomic window carries:
- the LOC119308881 gene encoding ubiquitin domain-containing protein 1-like: MGCAGSTPKGAAAAGGEATKKVRKPKPWKHPQPITIAQLRQMRDEFWDTAPHYGGRKEIWDALRAASEADVALAQAIVESAGVIVSNADLTLCYDERGAKYELPKYVLSEPTNLVQDS; this comes from the exons ATGGGCTGCGCAGGATCCACCCCCAAGGGCGCTGCGGCCGCCGGAGGCG AAGCTACGAAGAAAGTCAGGAAGCCTAAGCCCTGGAAGCACCCCCAGCCGATCACAATTGCCCAGCTCAGGCAGATGCGTGATGAGTTTTGGGACACAGCTCCTCACTATGGTGGTCGGAAAG AAATTTGGGATGCCCTTCGTGCTGCGTCAGAGGCTGATGTAGCCCTTGCACAGGCAATTGTGGAAAGTGCGGGCGTAATTGTTTCAAATGCTGACCTGACTCTATGCTATGATGAAAGAG GTGCTAAATATGAACTGCCCAAGTATGTTTTGAGTGAGCCAACCAACCTGGTCCAAGACAGTTGA